Proteins encoded within one genomic window of Chlorobaculum sp. MV4-Y:
- a CDS encoding ArsR/SmtB family transcription factor produces the protein MSKSITITEEEVKKWQFNMPDEMLDAVSNRFKLLSEPMRLKILRTLCDREHTVQEIVKEVGASQANISKHLALMHDNGVVNRRKEGLKCYYRISDDSIVYACFLISKSVVENLQDRLSWIQKVNTNLTT, from the coding sequence ATGAGCAAATCGATTACAATTACAGAAGAAGAGGTAAAAAAATGGCAATTCAATATGCCGGACGAGATGCTCGATGCTGTATCAAACCGGTTCAAACTGCTCTCCGAGCCGATGCGGCTTAAAATTTTGCGAACTCTCTGCGACCGGGAACACACGGTTCAGGAGATCGTCAAGGAGGTCGGAGCGAGCCAGGCCAACATCTCCAAGCATCTGGCGCTCATGCACGACAACGGCGTCGTCAACCGTCGCAAAGAGGGACTCAAGTGCTACTACCGGATTTCGGACGACAGCATCGTCTACGCCTGCTTCCTCATCTCGAAAAGCGTGGTTGAAAACCTTCAGGACCGTTTGAGCTGGATTCAGAAAGTGAACACCAACCTGACAACCTGA
- a CDS encoding Hsp20/alpha crystallin family protein, with the protein MLMKIAKDPMRLFDDIWSGSQMPVAPSFKVDISEDEHAYHLDAELPGIAKEQIALNIEDDVLIIKAERTHKEEEKKKDYHRVERTYGSFSRSFNIGEIIDQEHISATYDNGVLHVTLPKTQPVKKTKEISIN; encoded by the coding sequence ATGTTAATGAAAATAGCGAAAGACCCGATGAGGCTGTTCGACGATATCTGGAGTGGCAGCCAGATGCCTGTAGCCCCGTCATTCAAAGTGGATATTTCTGAAGACGAGCATGCCTACCATCTCGACGCCGAGCTTCCGGGCATTGCAAAGGAACAGATCGCACTGAACATCGAGGATGACGTACTCATTATCAAGGCCGAGCGCACGCACAAAGAGGAGGAGAAAAAGAAGGATTACCACAGGGTCGAAAGAACCTACGGTTCATTCTCCCGCAGCTTCAATATCGGCGAGATCATCGACCAGGAGCACATCAGCGCAACTTACGACAATGGCGTACTGCACGTCACACTGCCGAAGACCCAGCCGGTCAAGAAAACCAAGGAAATTTCAATCAACTAA
- the dnaK gene encoding molecular chaperone DnaK, with the protein MGKIIGIDLGTTNSCVAVMQGTQPTVIENSEGSRTTPSMVAFTKTGERLVGQAAKRQAVTNPKNTIFSIKRFMGRKYDEVPNEKKLASYDVVNEGGDAKVKIGDKTYSPQEISAMILQKMKQTAEDFLGEKVTEAVITVPAYFNDAQRQATKDAGKIAGLEVKRIINEPTAAALAYGLDKKQQNEKVAVFDLGGGTFDISILELGDGVFEVKSTDGDTHLGGDDFDQVIIDYLADEFKKQEGIDLRKDAIALQRLKEAAEKAKIELSSRTDTEINLPFITATQEGPKHLVINLTRAKFEAMSAALFDKLLEPCRRAIKNSKLDMKEIDEVVLVGGSTRIPKVQALVKEFFGKEPNKSVNPDEVVAIGAAIQGGVLKGDVTDVLLLDVTPLSLGIETLGGVMTKLIDANTTVPTRKQEVFSTAADNQTSVEVHVLQGERPMASDNKTLGRFHLGDIPPAPRGIPQIEVTFDIDANGILNVSAKDKATGKEQSIKIEASGKLTDAEIEKMKEDAKAHAAEDQKRKEEIDLKNSADSLIFSTEKQLTELGDKLPADKKAQIESALEKLKEAHKSGSADAIKPAMDELSKVWSEAASNLYGQPGPQPESNGHAGANKSSDGAVNAEYEVIDGDDK; encoded by the coding sequence ATGGGTAAAATTATCGGAATCGACCTCGGCACCACCAACTCCTGCGTAGCGGTCATGCAGGGTACCCAGCCGACGGTCATAGAAAACTCTGAAGGCAGCCGAACGACTCCGTCGATGGTCGCTTTTACCAAGACGGGCGAAAGGCTCGTGGGCCAGGCTGCAAAGCGCCAGGCCGTTACCAACCCGAAAAACACCATTTTTTCGATCAAGCGCTTCATGGGCCGCAAATACGACGAAGTGCCGAACGAGAAAAAGCTTGCCTCGTACGACGTGGTCAACGAGGGCGGCGACGCCAAGGTGAAAATCGGCGACAAAACCTACTCTCCCCAGGAAATTTCAGCCATGATCCTTCAGAAGATGAAGCAGACGGCTGAAGACTTCCTCGGCGAAAAGGTAACCGAAGCCGTCATCACCGTTCCGGCCTACTTCAACGACGCCCAGCGCCAGGCCACCAAAGACGCCGGCAAAATCGCGGGTCTCGAAGTCAAACGAATCATTAACGAGCCGACGGCAGCTGCACTTGCCTACGGCCTCGACAAAAAGCAACAGAACGAGAAGGTGGCTGTGTTCGACCTCGGTGGCGGTACCTTTGACATTTCGATTCTCGAACTCGGCGACGGCGTGTTCGAGGTCAAATCGACCGACGGCGACACCCACCTCGGCGGTGATGACTTCGACCAGGTGATCATCGACTACCTTGCCGACGAGTTCAAGAAACAGGAGGGAATCGACCTGCGCAAGGACGCTATCGCATTGCAGCGTCTGAAAGAGGCCGCAGAAAAGGCCAAGATCGAGCTGTCGTCGCGCACCGACACCGAGATCAACCTCCCCTTCATTACCGCGACCCAGGAGGGCCCGAAACACTTGGTGATCAACCTTACCCGCGCCAAGTTCGAGGCGATGAGCGCAGCCCTTTTCGACAAGCTGCTTGAACCCTGCCGCCGCGCTATCAAGAACTCAAAGCTTGACATGAAGGAGATCGACGAGGTAGTGCTGGTCGGCGGTTCGACCCGCATTCCGAAGGTACAGGCTCTCGTGAAAGAGTTTTTCGGCAAGGAGCCGAACAAGAGCGTCAACCCTGACGAGGTGGTCGCTATTGGCGCGGCGATCCAGGGCGGCGTGCTCAAGGGCGACGTCACCGACGTGCTTCTGCTCGACGTCACCCCGCTGTCGCTCGGTATCGAGACCCTCGGCGGCGTCATGACCAAGCTGATCGACGCCAACACCACGGTGCCGACCCGCAAGCAGGAAGTCTTCTCGACCGCCGCCGACAACCAGACCTCGGTCGAGGTGCACGTGTTGCAGGGTGAGCGTCCGATGGCCAGCGACAACAAGACCCTCGGCAGGTTCCACCTCGGCGATATTCCGCCGGCACCACGCGGCATTCCGCAGATCGAGGTGACCTTCGACATCGACGCCAACGGCATTTTGAACGTGTCGGCCAAAGACAAGGCGACGGGCAAGGAGCAGAGCATCAAGATCGAGGCGAGCGGCAAACTGACTGACGCCGAGATCGAGAAGATGAAAGAGGATGCGAAGGCGCACGCTGCCGAAGACCAGAAGCGCAAGGAGGAGATCGACCTGAAGAACTCCGCCGACTCGCTGATCTTCAGCACCGAGAAGCAGCTCACCGAGCTTGGCGACAAGCTTCCGGCGGACAAAAAGGCGCAGATCGAGAGCGCGCTCGAAAAGCTTAAAGAGGCGCACAAGAGCGGCAGCGCTGATGCGATCAAACCGGCGATGGATGAGCTGAGCAAGGTCTGGAGCGAAGCTGCTTCGAACCTCTATGGCCAGCCCGGCCCGCAGCCTGAGTCAAACGGCCACGCCGGAGCCAACAAGAGCAGCGACGGAGCGGTCAACGCCGAATACGAAGTGATCGACGGCGACGACAAGTAA
- a CDS encoding C-GCAxxG-C-C family (seleno)protein, whose product MHRKEKAIELFSNRCNCSQAVFAAFRQAEVLDEASALRLATVFGGGCVGSGGGMCGAVTGALMVLSMRYGMGGIEELANKSKTYELGRQFMAEFERRMGSCQCESILGLCIGEPENLQKARELKLFETVCVDAVATASDILEEMLCAEG is encoded by the coding sequence ATGCACAGAAAAGAAAAAGCGATTGAGCTGTTCAGCAACCGTTGCAATTGCAGCCAGGCGGTGTTTGCTGCTTTTCGTCAGGCGGAGGTGCTTGACGAAGCGAGCGCGTTGCGGTTGGCGACGGTGTTTGGGGGCGGATGCGTTGGATCGGGTGGAGGGATGTGCGGTGCGGTGACAGGGGCGCTGATGGTGTTGTCGATGCGCTACGGCATGGGTGGTATTGAGGAGCTGGCGAACAAATCGAAAACTTACGAGCTTGGGCGGCAGTTTATGGCGGAGTTCGAGAGGCGCATGGGTTCATGCCAATGCGAATCGATTCTCGGCCTCTGCATTGGCGAACCGGAAAACCTGCAAAAAGCGCGCGAGCTGAAGCTGTTCGAGACAGTATGTGTTGATGCTGTCGCTACAGCCTCGGACATTCTGGAGGAGATGCTGTGCGCTGAGGGGTGA
- the pscD gene encoding photosystem P840 reaction center protein PscD, producing MQPQLSRPQTATNQVRKAVSGPWSGNAVHKAEKYFITSAKRDRNDRLQIELVPASGRRKLSPTPEMIRRLIDGEIEIYVLTTQPDIAIDMNKEVIDMENRYVIDFDKRGVKWTMRDIPVFYREGKGLCVELHNKIYTLDQFFK from the coding sequence ATGCAACCTCAGCTCAGCCGCCCACAAACCGCCACCAACCAGGTTCGTAAAGCTGTTTCCGGCCCATGGTCAGGAAATGCGGTACACAAAGCCGAAAAGTATTTCATTACATCAGCAAAACGCGATCGCAACGACAGGCTTCAGATCGAGCTTGTTCCTGCTTCTGGTCGCCGCAAGCTGTCGCCAACACCGGAGATGATCCGTAGGCTCATCGATGGCGAAATCGAGATTTACGTCCTCACCACCCAGCCTGACATCGCCATCGACATGAACAAGGAGGTCATCGACATGGAAAACCGCTATGTCATTGATTTTGACAAGCGCGGCGTCAAGTGGACGATGCGGGATATTCCTGTTTTCTACCGCGAAGGCAAGGGTCTGTGCGTGGAGCTTCATAACAAGATTTATACCCTCGACCAGTTCTTCAAATAA
- the ybgF gene encoding tol-pal system protein YbgF — protein MMKTRRLLLIPSILLSACASQKDLSYVQGEVSQLKQESTVIKQQSAGSYSEITQYREEVASLNGKIDELQYDYRASKKRLDMEDSLLVRKADDLENRIARIEQYLGIETTGKDKSSLPKVVPPPQSSSTSSNSSGSTSAQSKKEEPSAATQGALAPATGEALLSEGLIKMKREDYAGARESFNAFMTGNPKSPKVADAQFFLAETYYNEKWYEKAILEYQTVIARYTKSPKRPAALYKQGLSFAKIGDEANARARYKDVVNLYPQSPEAKLAQKNLDKK, from the coding sequence ATGATGAAAACCAGACGTCTTTTGTTGATTCCTTCGATTCTTCTTTCTGCATGTGCGTCACAGAAAGATCTGAGCTATGTTCAGGGGGAGGTTTCACAGCTCAAGCAAGAGTCGACGGTTATAAAACAGCAGTCGGCGGGTTCCTATTCCGAAATAACCCAATACCGTGAAGAGGTCGCTTCTCTTAATGGAAAGATCGATGAATTGCAATACGATTATCGGGCTTCTAAGAAAAGGCTCGATATGGAGGATTCCTTGCTGGTCAGAAAGGCCGACGATCTTGAAAACCGGATTGCAAGGATAGAGCAATATCTTGGGATTGAGACTACCGGAAAAGACAAGTCTTCGTTGCCGAAGGTTGTGCCGCCGCCACAGTCATCTTCAACGTCAAGCAATTCTTCAGGGAGTACATCTGCTCAGTCCAAAAAAGAAGAGCCTTCGGCTGCAACGCAGGGGGCTCTGGCACCCGCAACTGGCGAGGCATTACTCAGCGAAGGGTTGATCAAGATGAAAAGAGAAGATTACGCTGGCGCTCGCGAGAGTTTCAATGCCTTTATGACCGGCAATCCCAAATCGCCGAAAGTTGCCGATGCCCAATTTTTCCTGGCCGAGACTTATTACAACGAAAAGTGGTACGAGAAGGCTATTCTTGAATATCAGACCGTCATTGCCAGATATACCAAGAGTCCCAAACGGCCCGCTGCGCTGTACAAGCAGGGACTTTCATTCGCGAAAATCGGAGATGAGGCCAACGCAAGAGCGCGTTACAAGGATGTAGTCAATCTTTACCCGCAATCTCCCGAGGCGAAACTCGCCCAAAAGAATCTCGATAAGAAGTAA
- the pal gene encoding peptidoglycan-associated lipoprotein Pal: MRHTLTGIIGAAMIILAGCSSKSAVSTDETSGSGYGSGMGGGAGAGVGVEDIGQGGRAGSIIGDIFFDFDSSALNSEAQEQLNQNAAWMQKHPASAVTIEGHCDERGTDEYNIALGERRAEAARAYLVNLGVNGGRLSTVSYGEEKPFDPGHNEEAWAKNRRDHFVTK; encoded by the coding sequence ATGAGACATACGTTAACAGGAATTATCGGTGCTGCCATGATCATTTTGGCAGGCTGTTCTTCAAAAAGTGCAGTATCGACAGACGAAACCTCCGGATCCGGTTATGGATCGGGAATGGGAGGCGGAGCTGGAGCCGGAGTGGGTGTGGAAGACATTGGACAAGGGGGCCGAGCCGGTTCAATCATCGGCGACATTTTCTTCGATTTCGACAGCTCGGCACTAAATTCCGAAGCACAGGAACAACTCAATCAGAATGCCGCCTGGATGCAGAAACACCCTGCTTCTGCCGTGACCATTGAGGGACATTGCGATGAGCGGGGGACCGATGAGTACAACATCGCGCTTGGTGAGCGCCGTGCTGAAGCGGCTCGAGCTTATCTGGTTAATCTTGGAGTAAACGGCGGTCGTCTTTCCACCGTCAGTTACGGTGAAGAAAAGCCTTTTGACCCCGGTCATAACGAAGAGGCTTGGGCAAAGAACAGAAGAGACCATTTCGTCACGAAATAA
- the pal gene encoding peptidoglycan-associated lipoprotein Pal — protein MTNIKKITKRALYVPALLLLGACCCTSKPTPVPPSPPPPPAPAPMPAVEPLGDIFFDFDRSRINPAGEAQLKTNAEWMAANKDKSIIIEGHCDERGTSEYNMALGERRAQSAMQGMMSFGADQARMSTVSYGEEKPFDSGHDEAAWAKNRRAHFEEK, from the coding sequence ATGACAAACATTAAAAAGATTACCAAGAGGGCATTGTATGTTCCGGCACTGCTGCTGCTTGGCGCATGCTGCTGCACATCGAAACCGACACCGGTACCACCGTCTCCTCCGCCACCACCGGCACCCGCGCCCATGCCAGCAGTTGAACCGTTAGGCGATATTTTCTTTGATTTCGATCGTTCCAGGATTAACCCGGCAGGCGAGGCGCAGCTCAAGACCAATGCTGAATGGATGGCCGCTAACAAGGACAAGAGCATCATTATTGAAGGTCATTGCGACGAGCGGGGCACGTCGGAGTACAACATGGCACTTGGCGAACGTAGGGCTCAGTCTGCAATGCAAGGTATGATGAGTTTTGGTGCCGATCAGGCTCGTATGAGCACGGTCAGCTACGGCGAAGAAAAGCCGTTTGATTCTGGTCACGACGAGGCGGCATGGGCAAAGAACAGAAGAGCGCATTTTGAAGAAAAGTAA
- the tolB gene encoding Tol-Pal system beta propeller repeat protein TolB has protein sequence MRSTRNSFACLCIMLFGMLFVPFTLRAEEVGEYIAIRKEGASRTAIVLDKISADGSGQAEWARSLDATINKGLDFTGLFNLLPAPLNIRNAKDGTLNLASIVSVGGDIYAGGSVTKRSGRPVLEMHVYDSSGKSLLARTYTGEESQLRAIGLRFCADLVELLTGKRSVFGTKIVFVSNRTGNKEVYMCDFDGENVVQLTNSRSISLTPAVSPDGNYIAWTDYTSGKPDLYIKNLATGAKVSVNKHGVCISPAWRPGTNTLVTTLSYQGDQDLYLIRADGTVERRLTKGGGIDVSPTFSPDGSKMAFVSTRQGGPQIFIQDMNGGQVRRLTYSGIYNTQPSWSPNGGKILYSSMQKSGEINIFSIDVDGSGLLQLTSGSGNNEHPSWSPDGSMIVFSSTRNGRRRLYVMNADGSNQRPLLNMQGEQQQPSWSVSK, from the coding sequence ATGAGAAGCACCAGAAATTCATTCGCCTGTCTCTGCATCATGCTGTTCGGTATGCTCTTTGTGCCATTCACGCTCAGAGCTGAAGAGGTTGGTGAATATATTGCTATACGTAAAGAGGGTGCCAGCAGGACTGCGATCGTTCTTGACAAAATATCTGCCGATGGAAGCGGGCAGGCGGAATGGGCCCGAAGCCTCGATGCCACGATCAATAAGGGACTCGATTTCACCGGTCTGTTCAATCTGCTACCGGCCCCTCTGAATATCAGGAATGCCAAGGATGGCACACTTAATCTGGCATCTATTGTTTCTGTTGGCGGTGATATTTACGCGGGCGGTTCTGTAACAAAGAGGTCGGGGCGACCTGTTCTTGAAATGCATGTTTATGATTCATCCGGCAAGTCGCTGCTCGCTCGTACCTATACCGGGGAAGAGTCCCAGCTCCGGGCGATCGGCTTGCGTTTCTGTGCCGATCTTGTTGAGCTGCTTACCGGCAAACGCTCTGTTTTTGGTACCAAAATTGTTTTCGTCTCCAACCGCACCGGGAACAAAGAGGTTTACATGTGTGATTTCGACGGAGAGAATGTTGTGCAGCTCACCAATTCGAGGTCTATCTCTCTTACGCCCGCTGTTTCGCCAGATGGTAATTACATCGCATGGACCGATTATACGAGCGGTAAGCCTGATCTCTATATCAAGAATCTTGCCACTGGTGCCAAAGTTTCGGTCAACAAGCACGGGGTGTGCATCAGTCCGGCGTGGCGGCCAGGCACGAATACGCTTGTTACGACACTCTCCTATCAGGGCGATCAGGACCTTTACCTCATCAGGGCTGATGGTACGGTTGAGCGCCGGTTGACCAAAGGTGGTGGCATCGATGTGTCTCCGACCTTTTCGCCAGACGGCTCGAAAATGGCTTTTGTTTCGACCCGGCAAGGCGGCCCACAGATTTTCATCCAGGATATGAATGGTGGTCAGGTTCGACGACTGACCTACAGTGGCATCTACAATACCCAGCCCTCATGGTCGCCAAATGGGGGTAAAATCTTGTATTCTTCAATGCAAAAGAGTGGTGAAATCAATATATTTTCGATAGATGTCGATGGATCAGGTCTACTTCAGCTGACCAGTGGCTCAGGCAATAACGAGCATCCGTCGTGGTCTCCTGATGGAAGTATGATTGTTTTTTCATCGACCCGGAATGGCAGAAGAAGACTCTATGTCATGAATGCTGACGGTTCGAATCAACGGCCTTTGCTGAATATGCAAGGTGAGCAGCAGCAGCCATCATGGTCTGTAAGCAAGTAG
- a CDS encoding energy transducer TonB yields the protein MQRRTELKLEQRRFYVWLGIAAAAHAAVVAAVVVLQLLYVRMHPPMKIVNVSLVQMPGLPGPAGGPKSPETPPAAIEKQAETPEPAAAKKVAEPPPQPVKKIPEPLVVKKNPEKTPVKAPEPAPKKESVVDERKNLQAALERLKNKSSSQKTETGKAAAPSNLSSTLANLQKKVASGGGGPASSGSGSGAGGGRYGTGGGGVFDPYKARIADIIQKNWSFSSQMVRSTSGMEVYVSLLILPDGSVNEIRYDRKSSSEYLNNSVKNALAKSTPFPSLPREYGAKGIWVGFVFTPEGVGR from the coding sequence ATGCAGCGCAGGACTGAACTGAAACTGGAACAGCGGCGGTTTTACGTCTGGCTTGGTATTGCCGCGGCAGCGCATGCGGCCGTTGTTGCTGCTGTCGTTGTTCTTCAGCTGCTTTACGTCCGGATGCATCCACCGATGAAGATCGTCAATGTTTCGTTGGTGCAGATGCCAGGACTTCCCGGTCCTGCTGGTGGGCCGAAAAGTCCCGAAACACCGCCAGCTGCCATCGAGAAGCAGGCGGAAACTCCTGAACCGGCGGCGGCAAAGAAGGTGGCAGAACCGCCTCCTCAACCTGTGAAAAAGATTCCCGAGCCTTTGGTGGTCAAAAAAAATCCTGAAAAGACCCCGGTCAAGGCTCCCGAACCGGCTCCGAAGAAGGAGAGTGTCGTGGATGAACGGAAGAATCTTCAGGCCGCTCTTGAACGGCTGAAGAATAAATCGTCCAGCCAGAAAACGGAAACAGGCAAAGCTGCGGCTCCGAGCAATCTCAGCAGTACGTTGGCCAATCTTCAGAAAAAAGTTGCGTCCGGCGGGGGTGGTCCCGCCAGCTCCGGTTCCGGTTCAGGCGCCGGCGGTGGACGTTACGGCACTGGTGGCGGGGGAGTGTTCGATCCCTACAAGGCCAGAATTGCTGACATTATCCAGAAAAACTGGTCTTTTTCAAGCCAGATGGTTCGGAGCACTTCGGGCATGGAGGTCTACGTTTCCCTGCTGATTCTGCCGGACGGATCGGTCAACGAGATCCGCTATGACCGGAAATCATCGAGCGAATACCTGAACAATTCCGTCAAGAACGCGCTTGCCAAATCGACGCCATTTCCCTCACTTCCCAGGGAATACGGTGCCAAAGGTATCTGGGTAGGGTTTGTTTTCACTCCGGAAGGTGTCGGGCGCTGA
- the tolR gene encoding protein TolR — protein sequence MMTGQKTRLMSEINVTPFVDVMLVLLVIFMVTAPMMTSGMKVDVPQTTHERMDIDPKGLVVSIDASRKIMINDYQLDESQIAERLPKILESMKAEEVYLKADKTLPYGFVMSVMASIRDAGVEKVGMVTEPSVTDSQKR from the coding sequence ATGATGACCGGTCAGAAAACCAGGCTCATGAGCGAGATCAACGTGACGCCTTTCGTTGACGTCATGCTTGTGCTGCTCGTTATCTTCATGGTGACTGCTCCCATGATGACCAGCGGGATGAAAGTGGATGTTCCGCAGACGACGCATGAGCGGATGGATATCGATCCAAAAGGGCTTGTGGTGAGCATCGATGCGTCGAGGAAAATCATGATCAACGATTATCAGCTCGACGAATCGCAGATCGCCGAGCGCCTGCCGAAAATTCTCGAATCAATGAAGGCTGAAGAGGTCTATCTGAAGGCTGACAAGACACTGCCGTACGGTTTCGTTATGTCGGTCATGGCATCGATCAGGGATGCCGGGGTGGAAAAGGTCGGCATGGTCACTGAACCATCGGTGACTGATAGCCAGAAACGTTGA
- the tolQ gene encoding protein TolQ codes for MLEHASGGIVSMIAGSGPVVVMVLLVLILFSIISWAIIAWKFGFVRKSMNESQDFLDSFFDLRNADKLFAVSENYRNSSLARVFRAGYIEYSAMRDRANASHVKERITLAVKREVNAESKRLTHMVPFLATTGNTAPFIGLFGTVWGIMSAFQNIGLMKSASLAAVAPGISEALVATATGLVAAIPAVMGYNYLTHQIGQIERDMEDFALDFVDSFFNQ; via the coding sequence ATGCTTGAACATGCGAGTGGCGGAATCGTGTCGATGATTGCCGGCTCCGGCCCAGTGGTGGTGATGGTGCTGCTGGTGTTGATCCTTTTTTCAATCATTTCCTGGGCGATTATCGCCTGGAAGTTCGGGTTTGTCAGAAAGTCGATGAATGAGTCGCAGGATTTTCTGGACTCGTTTTTTGACCTGAGGAATGCAGACAAGCTCTTCGCGGTGAGCGAAAACTACCGGAACAGTTCCCTTGCCAGAGTATTCCGTGCCGGTTACATCGAGTACAGTGCGATGCGTGACCGCGCCAACGCCTCACATGTGAAGGAGCGCATCACGCTCGCCGTCAAGCGGGAGGTCAACGCCGAGAGCAAGCGCCTGACTCATATGGTGCCGTTTCTGGCCACAACGGGCAACACCGCGCCGTTCATCGGACTGTTCGGTACCGTTTGGGGCATCATGAGCGCGTTTCAGAATATCGGTCTCATGAAATCGGCCTCGCTCGCCGCCGTCGCTCCGGGTATCTCCGAAGCGCTTGTGGCCACGGCGACCGGTCTGGTTGCGGCGATTCCCGCCGTGATGGGCTACAACTATCTGACCCATCAGATCGGTCAGATCGAGCGTGACATGGAGGATTTCGCTCTCGACTTCGTCGATTCATTTTTCAACCAGTAA
- a CDS encoding DUF92 domain-containing protein has protein sequence MVNIQSPSTQDMPSFFLLLTLVGFFLLLGELLTRKFSVSPLVVRKVIHLCMGVVMFFIPAYFVSNAWPLLASLLFTVIGLVSLKARFFRSLHGEPVITSEGEAVISYGPVLFPLVFFLQALFLWGEHVWILQTSMLVLGIGDALAALVGTAAGGRHIENLTKSRKSIEGSMAMFISSLVILLVSLFVFRDAFTGGLIGQPVWKLLALALLLALLVTAVEALLSWGLDNLFIPLSIAYVLYLIDVNDMVTIDAFLLGGLFALMMAIFSIKVKFLNNSGATATFLLGTTIFGVGGVVWTVPLLTFYLLSSILSKLGHKRKAKFDLVFEKGSQRDAAQVYANGGVAWIMMVIYSLTGDPYIFFAYLGTLAAVQADTWATEIGTMWPNAKARLITTFKDVPVGTSGGVSIPGTLASFLGSLLICSSAVLMNVSWIGQVGIMTSLLVIGVSGLFASLVDSFFGATVQAQYYDPIRQKVTERTHSIASDGSRVANELLKGYDFVNNDLVNTLCAISGSAVAYLVVRNLVSL, from the coding sequence ATGGTGAATATCCAGTCGCCCTCTACGCAGGATATGCCTTCTTTTTTTCTGCTTTTGACTCTTGTCGGTTTTTTCCTGTTGCTTGGCGAGCTTTTGACCAGGAAGTTCAGCGTCAGCCCGCTTGTCGTCAGGAAGGTGATTCACCTCTGCATGGGGGTCGTGATGTTCTTCATTCCTGCCTACTTTGTCTCCAATGCCTGGCCACTTCTTGCATCATTGCTTTTCACTGTCATCGGTTTGGTGAGTCTGAAGGCGCGATTTTTCCGGTCGCTGCATGGTGAGCCTGTTATAACGTCGGAGGGCGAGGCGGTTATTAGTTATGGCCCTGTGCTGTTTCCTCTGGTTTTCTTTCTGCAAGCGCTGTTTCTCTGGGGTGAGCATGTCTGGATTCTCCAGACCTCAATGCTGGTACTGGGCATTGGCGATGCGCTGGCTGCACTGGTAGGTACGGCAGCCGGTGGACGGCATATCGAGAACCTCACCAAAAGTCGGAAGAGCATCGAGGGGTCGATGGCTATGTTCATCTCAAGCCTTGTCATTCTTTTGGTCTCCCTCTTTGTTTTCCGGGATGCTTTTACCGGTGGACTCATTGGACAGCCGGTCTGGAAACTGCTTGCTCTGGCATTGCTTCTGGCGCTGCTGGTTACGGCGGTCGAGGCGCTGCTCTCCTGGGGTCTCGACAATCTGTTCATTCCACTATCCATCGCCTACGTGCTCTACCTGATCGATGTCAACGACATGGTGACGATCGACGCTTTTCTGCTCGGCGGGCTTTTCGCGCTGATGATGGCGATCTTTTCGATCAAGGTCAAGTTTCTCAACAACAGCGGCGCCACGGCCACCTTTCTGCTCGGTACCACTATTTTCGGCGTCGGTGGCGTGGTCTGGACCGTGCCGCTTCTGACCTTCTATCTTCTTTCGTCTATTCTCTCCAAGCTCGGTCACAAGCGGAAGGCGAAGTTCGACCTGGTGTTCGAGAAGGGATCCCAGCGCGATGCCGCTCAGGTCTACGCCAATGGCGGTGTGGCCTGGATCATGATGGTGATCTACTCGCTGACCGGCGACCCCTACATTTTCTTCGCCTATCTCGGCACGCTCGCTGCCGTGCAGGCCGATACCTGGGCGACCGAAATCGGCACGATGTGGCCCAATGCCAAAGCGCGCCTCATCACCACCTTCAAGGATGTGCCGGTTGGAACCTCCGGTGGCGTCTCCATTCCCGGCACGTTGGCATCGTTTCTCGGTTCGCTGCTCATCTGTTCAAGCGCCGTCCTGATGAATGTGTCATGGATTGGTCAGGTTGGCATCATGACATCGCTTCTGGTGATTGGCGTTTCCGGGCTTTTCGCCAGCCTCGTGGACAGCTTTTTTGGTGCGACGGTGCAGGCTCAGTATTACGATCCCATCCGCCAGAAGGTGACGGAACGGACGCACAGCATCGCTTCCGACGGCAGTCGTGTTGCCAACGAACTGCTTAAGGGATATGATTTTGTAAACAATGATCTGGTCAATACATTGTGTGCAATATCGGGCTCCGCTGTCGCCTACCTGGTTGTCCGGAATCTGGTCTCTTTATAA